In Sphingobacterium sp. R2, the genomic stretch TACCATACAGCTCCTGCCGACAGAAGGCACATTTGCCACAGGCAATATTGAAAGGCACCATCACCCGGTCGCCAACTTTTAAATTTTCTATTCCAGCGCCTACCTCGACCACTTCACCTATAAACTCGTGTCCAAAGGTAGACCCCACCCGGGTGTCTGGTACTAGACCATGGTAAAGATGCAAGTCAGACCCGCAGATACAGGAGCGCAATACCCGTACGATGGCATCCTGCGGATGGAGGATCTCTGGCATGGGGGCATTTTTATCGGCACGTACGCGATAGGGCCCTCGATAATTCATTGCAAGCATAATATTCAATTGATTAATGATCGTAAAAACAGCGCCCGTCCAAAGACACTTACTAAGGGAAGGAATGTGCTGTCACATTCGTTTCAATATTTTACGGATAGGGGACTTATACGTAGGCAGCGTATTTAGAACATCTCTTGCCTATTAACGGGAGATGCTAACCCAATAAATGACCGATTGTACGGTTAAATGGTGGTGCAGCGGGCACCGCTCTAATAAAGCAATGTTGAAATTGCATTATTTTACAGGTTTTATTAGAAATCCATCATCAATTGACATTGCTAAAAATAAAAGCTAATTTTGAGTAATCAACATGAACTAAGCCATCAGGATGAACGTAACGCATGTCAGACAATTGTTTACCCAACTTTATGAGGAAAATTGGGGCAAGCTGTATGTGCATGTATTCCGCATGTTGGACGACCAAGACGAGGCCCGTGATATTGTGCAGGAAATTTTTACGAATCTCTGGGATCGCATGGAGCGTCTGGAAATCGTACACTCGTATCAGGCTTATCTTTATCGCTCGGCCCGTAACCTGGTCATTAACCGCATTGCCAGCCAGGATGTGGGTCGGAAATATGAGGCTTACCTGGAGCACGCAGCTCCAACATTTGAAGTGATGCCCGACGATCTGTTGCGGGAAAAAGAATTAGCGGAGCAAATTGATCAAGCGATTGAAAAGCTGCCCCGCAAAATGGCTTTGATCTTCAAAAAAAGCCGTTTCGAGCAACGGAGTTATCGGGAGATCGCTGCAGAACTTGAGATCTCTGAGCAAACAGTCAAAAAGCAGATTTACAATGCGTTGACGGTTTTGAGAAAAAAAATACGAACTATTTTCATTTTTTTCTACCACTAAACGCGCACTATCCTGTCTTCTAAACGGTAAACAGGATAGCACCTATGAAACAACGCATATCAAAACAATTACTGCAAAAGTACCAGCAGGGCACGTGCAGCGCTGAGGAAATTGCACTTGTCGAAAGTTG encodes the following:
- a CDS encoding RNA polymerase sigma-70 factor; its protein translation is MNVTHVRQLFTQLYEENWGKLYVHVFRMLDDQDEARDIVQEIFTNLWDRMERLEIVHSYQAYLYRSARNLVINRIASQDVGRKYEAYLEHAAPTFEVMPDDLLREKELAEQIDQAIEKLPRKMALIFKKSRFEQRSYREIAAELEISEQTVKKQIYNALTVLRKKIRTIFIFFYH